One Stigmatella aurantiaca genomic region harbors:
- a CDS encoding serine/threonine-protein kinase has product MNERYRLVRPLATGGMAELFLGIAQGAGGFEKPVAIKRMRPHLAQDEGLVRMFLAEARLATHLHHQNIATVYDVGTHAAGLFLVMELVNGWDLGRLMRHAARRGQRLPPHLVAFIGAQVLAGLIHAYRRTHQGRPVLTAHRDISPSNILVSREGEVKLTDFGIAKREGISHGTEPGVFKGKPSYATPETVRGEPATAASDQFSLGLVLHELLGGVHPFHDAVDPMAVAIAIATRPPPPLPDAPPPLAEVVMRALSPQPEARFPQPEAMAEALARYLSRAGEPATSNTLAAFIAGLELPPTLLEQGEPLAPEMNATTLCAGLAPLQELSQGFAIHAEPLPLLEGLASRPIEQVAREAPATAAAPETQPGLRQAQEALLEAPEASQEPLELVERSPSPLASARTQAVPEGTAERRAPARRWKGLLGAGVLLAAGLAGAGLWRPGILSREQAITFPSLSVVSQPEGARVLVEGVDQGKTPLVMDNTYPPGSVSVQLTLPGYKPWKGTFTGGASATLDVRLQKR; this is encoded by the coding sequence ACCTGGCGCAGGACGAGGGCCTGGTGCGGATGTTCCTCGCCGAGGCACGGCTGGCCACGCACCTGCACCACCAGAACATCGCCACCGTGTACGACGTGGGCACGCACGCCGCGGGCCTCTTCCTGGTGATGGAGCTGGTGAATGGGTGGGACCTGGGCCGGCTCATGCGCCACGCGGCCCGGCGGGGGCAGCGCCTCCCCCCGCACCTGGTGGCCTTCATCGGCGCGCAGGTGCTCGCGGGCCTCATTCACGCCTACCGGCGCACGCACCAGGGGCGGCCCGTGCTCACCGCCCACCGGGACATCTCGCCCTCCAACATCCTCGTGTCCCGCGAGGGCGAGGTGAAGCTCACCGACTTTGGCATCGCCAAGCGGGAGGGCATCTCCCACGGCACCGAGCCCGGGGTCTTCAAGGGCAAGCCCTCCTACGCCACGCCGGAGACGGTCCGCGGCGAGCCCGCCACCGCGGCGAGTGACCAGTTCTCCCTGGGGCTCGTCCTCCACGAGCTGCTCGGCGGCGTGCACCCCTTCCACGACGCGGTGGACCCGATGGCCGTCGCCATCGCGATCGCCACGCGCCCGCCCCCGCCACTGCCGGATGCGCCGCCGCCCCTGGCCGAGGTGGTGATGCGCGCCCTGTCTCCGCAGCCCGAGGCGCGCTTTCCGCAGCCCGAGGCGATGGCCGAGGCGCTCGCGCGCTACCTGTCCCGGGCGGGCGAGCCCGCCACCTCCAACACGCTGGCCGCCTTCATCGCCGGGCTGGAGCTGCCCCCCACCCTGCTGGAGCAGGGGGAGCCGCTCGCGCCGGAGATGAACGCCACGACGCTTTGCGCCGGGCTTGCCCCCCTCCAGGAGCTCTCCCAGGGCTTCGCCATTCACGCCGAGCCCCTGCCGCTCCTGGAAGGGCTGGCCTCGCGCCCCATCGAGCAGGTGGCCCGGGAGGCTCCCGCCACCGCCGCCGCCCCGGAGACCCAGCCAGGGCTGCGCCAGGCGCAGGAAGCCCTGCTCGAAGCCCCCGAGGCCTCCCAGGAACCCCTCGAGCTGGTGGAGCGCTCCCCGTCTCCCCTGGCGTCCGCGAGGACGCAGGCCGTGCCCGAGGGGACCGCGGAGCGGCGGGCCCCGGCCCGGAGGTGGAAGGGGCTGCTCGGCGCGGGCGTGCTGCTGGCCGCCGGGCTCGCCGGGGCCGGGCTCTGGCGTCCAGGCATCCTCTCCCGGGAGCAGGCCATCACCTTCCCCTCGCTGTCGGTCGTCAGCCAGCCCGAGGGCGCGCGGGTGCTCGTGGAGGGGGTCGACCAGGGGAAGACGCCCCTGGTGATGGACAACACCTACCCTCCCGGCAGCGTCTCCGTGCAGCTCACCTTGCCGGGCTACAAGCCGTGGAAGGGCACCTTCACCGGGGGCGCGT